The genomic DNA CAGTAATAAACGGGCAGGCAGATGTGGCATTTGATGATTTTCCTGTAATAGCATATGCGATTACACAGCAGGATCCTGTACAGTTAAGAATAGCAACAGAAAGACTGAATACTGCACAGTTTGGTTTTGCAGTGAAAAAAGGAGCTAATCAGGAGCTATTGGAAAAATTCAACAGCGGTCTTAAAAAGCTGAAAGAAAGTGGAAAATATCAGGAAATATTAGAAAAATATACAGGGAAGGCAGAAAAATAAATGAGTTTTATACAGAATGTAATAGAAATAATAGCAAGTTCGCATAAGGAGCTTTTGGACGGTCTTCGTCTGACGTTAATAATTACATTTTTTTCATTGATTTTTTCTACTTTAATAGGAATAGGTATAGGATATCTGAGATCACTTACCACAAAGCAAAAGAATCTTTATAACACGGTAATAAAAGTTTTACAGTTTCTGGCTAAGGAATATATAGATATAATAAGAGGAACGCCTTTGATCGTACAGGCTTTCTTCTTTTATCTCGCTTTAGTTCCTCTTATTGTAAATCCTCTTATAAAAATATGGTTTCCTACAGGTATGAGTGCTGAGATAGCCGGGGTTATCATTATCAGTCTGAATG from Sebaldella termitidis ATCC 33386 includes the following:
- a CDS encoding amino acid ABC transporter permease, which translates into the protein MSFIQNVIEIIASSHKELLDGLRLTLIITFFSLIFSTLIGIGIGYLRSLTTKQKNLYNTVIKVLQFLAKEYIDIIRGTPLIVQAFFFYLALVPLIVNPLIKIWFPTGMSAEIAGVIIISLNAGAYMAEIFRGGIQAIDKGQMEAARSLGLPYKHAMRKVVLPQAVKNMIPAILNQFIISLKDTSLLTIIGVPELTGNGKTISAANYKYFETYLIIGIMYYVIIKVLSFVFSKIEEKLNV